A region from the Metopolophium dirhodum isolate CAU chromosome 9, ASM1992520v1, whole genome shotgun sequence genome encodes:
- the LOC132953061 gene encoding uncharacterized protein LOC132953061 produces MNDDDEYANNISIPGETRKSIEMDFSTEELAIIALLLDADEEKKNQAHRKYWVHPAWNKRETEGEFQTLYKELIDDETKFHGYFRMTMNTFDILLKAVENDLQKQDTNFRKCIPPRHRLAVCLRFLATGDSLKTISYSYRLGHSTVYEIVTNTCEALVKTLMPEVMPIPTSQKWRDIADEFWKCWNFPNCIGSLDGKHVVIQAPPNSGSLYFNYKKTFSVVLMALVDAHYNFIVVDVGAYGRNSDGGILMNSKLGKSLDSKQLNVPSDTELPGTENLAPFVILGDEAFPLKTYVMRPYPGKQLDDSSKRVYNYRHCRGRRVVKNTFGILTQKFRIFNRRIQAKPENADNIILATCVLHNFIKINEGRITYNREENINPAVDLTLQNIPIQGGNASQPAFQVRELFKEFFNSTAGSVSWQDDVI; encoded by the exons ATGAATGATGACGATGAATATGCTAATAATATTTCCATCCCCGGAGAGACCAGGAAG TCAATAGAAATGGATTTTTCAACTGAAGAACTTGCTATAATAGCTCTACTGCTCGATGCcgacgaagaaaaaaaaaatcaagcacACCGTAAGTATTGGGTTCACCCAGCATGGAATAAGCGTGAAACTGAAGGTGAATTTCAAACTTTATACAAAGAACTTATTGACGACGAAACCAAATTCCATGGATACTTCAGGATGACAATGAATACGTTCGATATTTTACTTAAAGCAGTTGAAAATGACTTACAAAAACAGGACACCAATTTTAGAAAATGCATACCACCTAGGCATCGTTTGGCTGTATGTTTAAg ATTTTTAGCAACGGGTGATTCGCTTAAAACGATCTCATATAGTTATCGTTTGGGGCATTCGACAGTATATGAAATAGTGACAAATACTTGCGAAGCCTTAGTCAAAACTTTAATGCCTGAAGTAATGCCAATACCCACTAGCCAAAAATGGAGAGACATCGCAGATGAGTTTTGGAAATGTTGGAACTTTCCAAACTGTATTGGATCATTGGACGGCAAGCATGTAGTAATCCAAGCACCGCCAAATAGTGGGTCActatattttaactacaaaaagaCCTTTTCAGTGGTACTTATGGCTCTCGTCGAtgctcattataattttattgtggtAGATGTAGGCGCGTATGGTAGGAATAGTGATGGAGGTATTCTAATGAATTCGAAACTAGGAAAAAGCTTAGATAGTAAACAACTGAATGTACCTTCAGATACTGAACTTCCTGGAACTGAAAATTTGGCACCATTTGTGATTTTAGGAGACGAGGCATTCCCTTTAAAAACATATGTTATGAGACCCTACCCTGGAAAACAGCTCGATGATAGTTCAAAAAGAGTATATAATTATCGTCATTGCAGAGGAAGGAGAGTTGTTAAAAATACGTTTGGTATTTTGACacaaaaatttagaatattcaACCGAAGAATCCAAGCAAAACCTGAAAATGCTGACAATATAATTTTAGCAACTTGTGTTTtgcataatttcattaaaataaatgaaggaAGGATAACATACAATAGAGAAGAAAATATCAATCCAGCAGTAGATTTgacattacaaaatattccaaTACAGGGTGGAAATGCAAGTCAACCAGCCTTTCAGGTGAGAGAACTTTTCaaagaattttttaattctactgCTGGATCAGTTTCATGGCAAGATGATGTCATATAA
- the LOC132952086 gene encoding uncharacterized protein LOC132952086, producing the protein MEPATVALLLSFSALATAATGKPPDGRGAFGYPDDEHVIITQYGPMRYEPVTADQMNRPYDDGAAKTASSGRGYYKAEVIPLDMKTWKPAAGADGRWVGRAAAGGRVDSFDVPLRVGYSVRPAARRRRHDYLLMGHRPRPQPPQWNHRQPVAPRRRIDTIGPLEVPIRPRFFEGRA; encoded by the exons ATGGAACCAGCGACGGTCGCGTTACTATTGTCGTTCTCGGCGCTCGCCACTGCCGCCACTGGCAAGCCGCCGGACGGCCGCGGCGCGTTCGGTTACCCGGACGACGAGCACGTGATCATCACTCAGTACGGACCTATGCGGTACGAACCGGTCACCGCGGACCAGATGAACCGGCCGTACGACGACGGCGCCGCGAAAACCGCGTCGTCCGGGCGTGGCTATTACAAGGCCGAGGTGATACCGTTGGACATGAAAACCTGGAAGCCCGCGGCCGGCGCCGACGGCCGTTGGGTCGGCAGAGCGGCCGCCGGTGGCCGGGTCGACTCGTTCGACGTGCCGCTCCGCGTCGGCTATTCGGTGCGGCCCGCGGCCCGGCGACGCCGACACGACTACCTGTTGATGGGGCACCGGCCGCGGCCGCAGCCGCCGCAGTGGAACCATCGTCAGCCGGTCGCCCCGCGCCGACGCATCGACACCATCGGCCCTTTGGAGGTGCCGATCCGACCGCg gttttttgaaGGAAGGGCCTGA
- the LOC132952354 gene encoding uncharacterized protein LOC132952354: protein MSTSPLLIEEQNILNEAFDKRFDMAIHPIHYAANVLDPKYQGKDLPQGCDIEGIVYIQKVAHKLLTSIEYKKIIIELAEYRSHEGLWAKDILWNNIDGIEARIWWNGLCSNTSLSKVASAILSLPASSAATERSFSSYSLIHTKRRNRLTNLTAKKLLFIYEHINNQDLEVSKSVKSVQTNQESLTINNDDEEPSCSYQVCSSSSENEEEDYNTDDIVESEGDQFGETDSSDDDFFNSIQHTLA, encoded by the exons ATGTCTACTTCTCCTTTACTCATagaagaacaaaatattttaaatgaagcATTTGATAAACGTTTTGATATGGCTATTCATCCAATTCACTATGCAGCTAACGTCTTAGACCCAAAATATCAAGGGAAAGATTTACCTCAAGGATGTGATATAGAGGGAATTGTTTACATACAAAAAGTTGCTCATAAATTGCTAACATCAATTGAATATAAAAAG ATAATAATTGAACTTGCTGAGTATCGTTCTCATGAAGGATTATGGGCCAAAGATATTTTATGGAACAATATTGATGGTATAGAAGCACGTATCTGGTGGAATGGCCTTTGTTCAAACACAAGTCTTTCGAAAGTAGCATCTGCTATTCTTTCCTTGCCTGCATCCTCAGCAGCTACAGAACGCTCTTTTAGCTCTTATTCACTTATCCATACTAAAAGAAGAAATCGCCTAACAAATTTAACAGCAAAAaagttactatttatttatgaacATATAAATAATCAAGACCTGGAAGTGTCAAAATCAGTAAAAAGTGTACAAACAAACCAAGAATCATTAACCATTAACAATGATGATGAAGAGCCTTCCTGTAGTTATCAGGTTTGTAGCTCTAGCAGTGAAAATGAGGAAGAAGATTACAATACTGATGACATAGTAGAGTCTGAAGGTGATCAGTTTGGAGAAACAGATTCAAGTGACGATGACTTTTTTAATTCCATTCAACATACACTTGcttag